tttgggatgtggtggaacgggagattctcatcatggatgcagccgacaaacctgcagcaactgtgtgatgctgtcatgtcaatatggagaaaacctctgaggaaggtttccaccaccttgttccATCTAACACACcaggaattaaggcagttctggagggaaAAGGGGTCCGGCCTGGTACTAGAAATTGGACCTGATAAGTGGACGATGGGTATATGAGAAAATACAAATATGAGTGAAGAGCccttaattaatttaaaaagaagtagTAAAAGTAGTTTTGGCATCAGAAGCAAATGAATTATTTGGGCATTATGAAATGAACGGAGCATTACAGCAGAATGCCGACGTGTTAAAAATGGCTGCAGAAGGCAAGATGGCAATCACTGGAGCTAAAGCCATGTAAAATGTTTGGGACATGTGCAGCTGTGATCATCCTTACCTACTGTATTATTCCTGCATACTTGTCAAACTATTCTaacattaaaatgttcattattttcTAGAGATGTGCGCTATGATACAGACATAATGACACTTCACTAATTACCAATCTGGAAACAAATTAGAAATTTTAGGTAACATGTTATTGCATAGTTTATGGTATGTGTCTTCAAGGCTTTACATTAACCCTTTGATGTAATGATATTGTgtattaatgaaaatataagGCCAACATGGAATGGATAACATATggtattaaaattatttacaacAGTAAGTGGTGTAGTAAAccttaataaaatattatactGTGGGTTACATCAACCCTTTACACTTTTactttctgcagcttttctcATGCAAGTGTGAATTACTAATGAAAGGAGGAGGtgttgaaaacaaaagaagagaatgAATGAAGGCCTCTTATACTTGTGCCACTCATACTCTCAGAcgttaatgttttattttacaaaaaatgacaaaataaaaagcgTTAAGACATGTCAATTACAACAAAAACTACTGAGgcaaaagttaaaacaaatgaGTCCTGCCACACCCGCTCCCTCACACTGCAGGCCTCTCTTGATGTTCATCTAGCATCctctggttgttgttgggggCAAGCAAGAAGCTGTAGAAGATGCATACAGCGACCAGAAGTGTGTCAACTGTGTCTGGTTGCAGATTAATCCTGCAGTAAAAACTTCTCCACCTGGAGGCCAGAATGCTAAAGGTCTGTAGTTGAGGTGGTTTCCAGGTATGGTTTCATCAGGTAGGGTTTCAGTAGGAAAGCTGAAACCATAACCACCCAACTGAGCAGCACCAGGCAGAGAGGTACTGGATGGCAGCTGAAGTGTCCCACTCTCCATTCCTCTTCCCAGTTCTGATCCAGCATACACACCACCATCACTGGTTCGTCTCAAACTTGAATGACTAAATCTGTCTGTAGCATCAACGAATGCTAAAAGCACAATAGAAAAAGTCTTCTTGTAGTCTTCTAGTGTGCAGAGTAACTTTTTCAGAGAACctaagccggttcaggtgtgaaaacggtgggaAAAACTtagagaaaggcttcaacatccccacgaaaccgctgtggtacatactacaaggctgtgagAGGAAGCTATGATGATTAAAGAGcaacactccagagctagaacaagaataatgacatatctgcttactcccgctgttgatggtacagtagagcagcactgtgttgtaaaagcagcacattttggtgctaaagctgtacacaagccaggaccgtctggagcagcaccacaacacagttggtcacggacgccatttttgttgttgtgtttggcgcgtgttcatcacattgacgtcattTCCTCTAGTGGTGCGATTACACTGTCCTCACAGTACCGCAGACGCTAGAGGTTTCaaatccaccttggtacctggtttcagacatgatcagtTTCATGCAGGCTAAGCCGTGGCTTCGTatggatgaaagggtggattgctaaaatactatcgtggggacggcccctaaGTCCGCAAAGACTATCTTGGGAGACTCCTTTATTGTGTTTGAAATCTTTGCCAGTACTGCCGTCTGTCTCCTGCATCATCTCATCTTCTTCCTTTCTGCTGTTCAGCAGAAATGCAGAATGTCCCCAATCCTGAGAGGTCATCCAAATTTTGGGTCAACTTACTCAAGCTGATGACCACCAAAGTCTTTTATGCCCCTTATTAAGGCCAGAGTGACCTGGGAAAGTAAGCATTTTGACTCATGTTAAAAGAGTAGCTGGGTTACACATTATTTgttcataataaatataaagataGAGCTTGTAGTTGAGCTGAGTTATATAACCTTTATAGGTAATTGGGGACTTTTTAGTCCATTGTCTAGCATTTTTGTTGGATCACCCCACATGGTATAATTTTTAGTAAGAAAGTCTTTTGAACTTTAAAATTCCTGTTTCAGTTTAATCAAAGTTCAACAGGTCACCAGGGAGACCACCGATCTTTCAATCATCTTCAGTTCTaattaaaaataccaaatatataatcataaaacactttaaatgccTAATTTCATATTGTGATGAACATGCTGCGCTTGCTGAAGAAAGACATGcacaaaaactgaaattagAAAGAGCTGAACAAGAGGAGGCATGTAAACTTGCACAACAGCCAGCAAGGTTGAAGCGAGTGGGCTAAATGTCAGACCTCTCCTTTTACCCTGATATTAAAACTCTGTACGCCTGACTCATTTAATGGCATGGTGGCATTAATTATGTACATTTCGGGAGCCATTGCTTCAACATCACCCTGAGACTAAGAAACCGCTTCACAATAATAAAGTTTCACTTAATGCTAGCAGCCAGGCATAAACACAGAATGTACAGCATGGCTGATTTCAGGCCCGGACTGGCCATAGGGAGAACCGGGAGTATTCCCGGAGCGCCGGTCTAGGATTGGCCTGCTGACCtgcgtctcttttttttttttttttttctttctttttctttctcttcccgcccaggagacaggccaggcCAATCAGAGGCCACTCAGGCCAGTAGAATGTAAGGAGGGCAAGACGATTGGTTTATTACAATTAACACCCGCCCTAATAGTCCGTAGCAACTACACAGACAGCGCGTGTCGAGGGATGAGACGTGTGTCTGGTGCTACGGTGTGGGGGTGTAGCTACTGCTAGCAAACGACGGGATGGACTCCTCCCAACGAGGAAAAAGGAAAGGCGGCGccgagagggagagagagagaaaaagaaaggcgCTGGAGGATGATGCGGCGAAATGCCTTAAAGTCACAGACTTATTCAGGCTCCccataccattaaaaaaaaaagatgcgtCTACAagtaagttatttaaaaaaaaacacacaaaactttgATACAAAATACTCTTTTAAACACAGTATGAGGTCCAAGGACCCAAGGGTCCTTGAGGCTGTACACTTTCAGGCTTCACAGTGTAAATATGTAGCCTGTGTAGCCCTTGCCTtgaaatgaagataaataagACATAGGTTACACCAGGGGTTCTTAACCTTTCATGCACTGGggcccaacttttccagtacaaactggtcCGGGGCCCATTCGAACACCGTACTGGTTTAATTGGTCTCATTTTTGGTATAATTTATATTGAATAACTAAACCAGATCTGCTTccagtttaacagctaaaaccttTTAAAGTATGACATGATGCAATGACACCACCACAATGATACATATATcattgtatatatgtgttatatatatGATTGTATGTGACActtcacataaaacaagagGCCTGATATATTGATAATTCATAGAATGTAATCAAATCAACTCCTACAAGAACACATTTAAAGGCTCAAGTCAGGCTGACAGACACAATATATGTAGTAGATTTAACTACAGCAAAAAAAGGGACTTGGAAAAATATGctaatttgatcaataaaatggtGAAGTGATTAAATATATTCGAACAATACTAGGTTTcgaattaaatacataaaagtaaattaatttatcaaatatttaaatgcatataaaatatttaatgaaactgatttatgtatttcataaacttttcttacaattttaagttttaagagaCTTACAATTGAAAGTTGATAACCATGACAGATGTTTTTTGCTCTCTAATTTtgattcttctctttttttttgtttgtttgttaaaacttCCACCATCTTTCCCTCCAGTATTGATATTTGGTTACTAGATGCTGTTGAAGGCTTCAGTACTTCACTGCTAGTTAGCGTTAGCTTTCCCTCTATGTTGGTGTTTGGTTACTAGATGCTGATATTCTACATGACATGATTATGTTTAGCTCTAACCTTGGCACTActtattatgtaaaatatttattctctTAGTACTATCACAAATACAGCATTAAAGTTACTGTATATTTCAACCTTAAAAATTACAGTAGGTCCCATAGGTGGTCTTTTATCTGGAATTCactataagtgtgtgtgtgtgtgtgtgtgcgcgcgcacatgcatgtgttttgtttgtgcccATGCATTtaggtgtgggtgtgtgaacaTGCGTGTGTGGTCAAGACCAGGGTGGCCTGATGCATGAATGACTCTTGGCCTGAAAAAGTTTCCCAGTCCGGCCCTGGCTGAtttagaaaagagaaagaaatggacAGAGCAAGACAGACCAAAGACAAGAATTAAAATAAGactcttttactgactggagagagatCACAGTACAATGAGGAgcgcatcactgagaaaatctgcaaaggTTATCTTGTAAGGGAACAGAGGCAACAGCATTggcttgtatttatttacaaaacttCCCCCATAACATGTCTCTAGCCAAAAGTGGTTATAATTCCTAGTCGTGACATCAGCTCCTTTTCAGTGTCCCCAGAATCAATACTGAACTCAGTAAAAAGGCCTCTGTCCTATGCCCTGCCTTGGTCTTGAAATAATAATCTACAAACATCACTTCAGCTTCAGCAGCTTATTTCTTTGAATGAATTTGAAAGTTAACTGAAAAGTGCTGAACAGAAGAGCGGGACCGCTACAGCAGCTTCAGCTCGATCTGATTGCAAATGATTTTATGAAGTCTTAATGTCACGTTTTCTGTTTTGCTCATTTGTGTTGTACTGGTGTGCCTCTTGGCCAGATCTTTAGCTTAAAGGACTTCCAAACCAGTTGCCTGTTTCTTCTCCCGAACGGTACTAATCCCACAGAAAATGACTCATCATATAGTTTGAATAGCAGAACAGGTGCTGAGATTACAGACTTTCACTGCCTTAAGGCATTCACACAGTTTGGTTTCTTTACAAGACAAAAGTCTAAAATCGGACTGAATTGAATCACACCAGGTGGTGTGGTGATAAAGGCAATGTCACAGAGTTTTTATTAGGAGCATTAGCCACAGACATTTAGTTTGATTTACTCTCAATTGTGTTATCATGTGGGCAGATCAAAAGGAATCTCTTGTAATCTTAAGTTAGATGGAACAAAGCATGTCCAATTTCAACCATAGatatttggtttgatttgttcTCAATGCTGTTACATGGGAAGATCAAAATAACTCTCAGCcattctgaaagaaaaatttaTATATGAAGATTATAATATGGATAAAGCTATCAAAAGATCTAAAAGGAGCATGAAACCAGCCATTCTACTGGACAGATTATTTACAAGCGGGTAAGTCCCATCAGATCATCCTAACATATCTAGTCAGATAGACAGCAGAGTGGCTGAAGTTTCCAACAATCCTAAATTTGATGTGACTCACTGAGATTATTACAACCAAAGGGAAAATATTAGCTATTAGAGCAGACCCATATTCCCAGAGGGAGCtttcattttactcattttatttcaaGGAAATTAATCAAAAATTAATATGATCATATTTATTGATAAAGGCCTAAATAAACTGATCCTGGAACACCTCCACCTAGGTAATCATTAGATGTTTGTTTGGGAAGGTGGATGTTATCATATATGAGTGTTTGTATATGTAAGAATATACATGTGTAcattcttatttattattattattattattatttgtactCCCCTCTCTCCGgggtgtggtgtgtgggagctATTCGGGGTGTGCTGCCCTGGGAGGGGTCCTGGGAAACAGGGGTGCCTACTGCCGCCAACGGGGCAGCTCATCTTCTGGGGGGAGGTTCCCTTTTCCCTGGTTGTGCCACTCCTCACACACCCCTCCCTCCCCTGCTCTTGCATTTACACCCATCACTGCTGGGGCCCTATGCCGCTTCTGAGAGGGGGTACATGTCATCACTTAAATGGGTTCTCAGGGTACATGGtaaatgcgtgtgtgtgtatgagcacGTGCATGGCAAGTTGGCAGACTACTGGCAGAGTagggccccagccagagccccccatggTCACGGGACAGGGCACCATCGACCACTGGTTtatatcgcccagccctgaTATGCTGCCGCCACTTGCTTTGATCTAGCTTGCAGCAACAACTCTGCAGATCCAAGGCTGAATCTGTTTTAAAAACCTTTACTTGggaaaactgtaaaaccaaccaaacatacagaaaataaatcagtatCTCAATGGAAACACATTCATtatcttgatgaaatcatgtaACATTACAAACGAAAATGTGTATAAACAGATAAGTTACTTCAATGATAAGGTCTATGGAAAATACTATTGGCAGGCTAGCAGTTTTCCCTTATATTTACCTCAACAATGTTCTCTGTGTTCAATTACAAACTGACTAGACTTAcaggcaaatgttttctggccTCAAAGGAGAACATGAACAACATCTTCTTAACTTCCACTTCTTAACATCTGAActgacagaaatgaaaaaacacacagctttacTGCAAAAATCTCACAACTAGAGGGctgcttaattttttattataacagaATGTCACAgatgtttcttgattttccaGCAATGGGCCAATAAAGttgaataaagttaaaaaattgAGTAATTGTTTACATATCTTGAATTTCAGCTCAGCCTTCAACCACATCATCCCTGAGATCCTAATGCAGAAACTCCTGCATCTGGGCCTTTCCTATCCCACCTGCCAGTAGATTAAGGACTTCTTAACTGACCGCCTACAATCCATCAAACTCAGCCCCCACCTCTCTTCCACCCTCACGCTCAGCACCAGTTCCCCACAAGGCTGTGTACTGAGtcccctcctcttcactcttTACACATGACTGCACTCTGATCCATCTCCCAAACACCATCataaagtttgcagatgacaccaccgTGGTCTAGTTCATCTTAAGGGAGGATGAGCTACAGACCCTAGTTATTTCTGGACACTAACAACATGATTATGACCTTTTTGGAGCTATTCTTCAtttacctattttttttttttttttttttttttagaaaatatggCCAGTTAAGGGGTTAAAATCGACTGTCAGTGGGACAAAACTTTTCTCAGCCAAACcttggagtaaaaaaaaaaactagtatATTACACTCAGTTTGTGACCATtcatgtcagaaaaagaaaatgtccagcAGGTGGCGCCAAAAGCGTTGAAGTGGAAGGTGGAagtggatgtttttatttccgGGTGCACAGCTCCTCCTTTCCTGTCGGCCATTTGTCGTAAGCGGTAGGTGTCTGTTGAGCTCTGttgaaaatttatattaaaatcgATTGTTAGCCTTTCATAACCACTTTGTTGGTTACATTTGTTAAGGTAATGCTTTTCTGTGGGTTAAGGTAATCTCTGGAGCGCGTTTGCCGCTTACattgtgtgtaaatatgaagATGTGTCCGAGTGTCTAAGAAGCCACATGCGGCCGTGTTGTCCGCGTGCTAATTGAGATGCTAGCTAGTTTGTGCTACAGTCACTTGTGGGGGTGTTTTGCTTTAAGTTATGTTTTAAAATCCTGTAAACTTGTGTTTTGTGCTATTTAATGTGTCATCATATATTACAGAAGCGGCTGTACAGTGTAATGTGACTGTCATGACATGTTTAAGCTAGCTTGTATTTTAGCCGTTACAGTATCTAGACTGATTAGTATTTTTTCCAGGGCCTCCATTTAaccttttgtattttctttcagaTTTGTAGGCGACAAGTTGCACCACCTTCAAACATGCAGAACGACGCTGGTGAATTTGTGGACCTTTACGTCCCACGTAAATGGTAAGTGCTACAGGTTCCGTTAGCTAGCCAAAGATGGTGGTGGTCTTTAATCGCTGccataattttgtatttttctggcTGCAAATTATGCTAACATATCTTTCACTCGCGTCACACTTATGGCATTACTTTTACTTtgaattttatttctgtatatctGTATTGCAGTTCCGCTAGCAACAGAATCATTGGGGCCAAGGACCATGCCTCCATCCAGATCAACATTGCTGAGGTAAATATAAAGTTAGTTCTTTGATTACACATGGCCAGCTGATGAAATGATACCATAACTTGCATAGCTGATGTCAGCCTACTTCTACTTATCGGCTAATGATGCACCTTATCctgcaaacttttaaaatgacatttgatTATCTAATTGCATAAAACTCAAAGGGAAAGGTAACTGATTTTCACTGTCAAATTCAGGTGTGACTTATTTATCTTTTGTAAAGTCTTTGTAGTAATAAGATGTTGGTGCATGTAACCGTTAATTTTTAATGGTGAAATGTTGGTCTTATTGGTAGAAATGCAGTATTGTTTTCATAATGTCTGTGTGGAGGTGGAGATTTCCATGTCTTGAAAAGTAAAAAGGCTTTTAAGCACAAAGTCTTGTGAGGATTTAACATTTGTATGTAGTTTTTGCTGCTTATATGTACTTAAACACTGGTTCATATTGGTTTTTATATATGGTTGGGTTTGAATGTGATATgagggtatgtgtgtgtggttgggttGACGGGGGTTTGATTTGggaatattatattttattttttgtacctGGCCAAGGACTGCAGATGTAAACTAGCACAATTTAGTGCAAACATCTTTTCTTCAACTTGataaatatatttgttatatAGTCCCCGTAAGAAATAAACTTAAGCTTTATTGTTTGGTGATCAGTAGCTTCCAGTTAAAGCGATGAGAGCAGGATGGCTGGGTGAGTAGGGGTGGGAATTTCATGGTCTGATGTCTAAATATGAACAGTATGATAAAAGGGACTGTTGAGACACAAGATGGCATTAAACCAGAACATTAGGTGGTTGATTGATGGTTCAGACACTTGTTGCAGAACAGCATGTAATGCAGTTAGCATGTAAACACTGAACAGTTGTACACATGCGTTCAAACAGTCAAATTAAGTTAACTTGGAAATGTTATTGTGGATCTTAGGTTTATTCTGTCATCACACAAAAAGCTGGACATCCCCCTTTTCtcactttattttctatctcaTTTTGTATGAGAATTTGTTAttgaatgtaatttatttattaccatattgtttgttaataaaacataaattagaTATGTGTTAAGTGGTAGGTTACATTTCCCAACATACTTTCCATCATTGATAAAGAAAacgggaaaaggaaaaaagtgtcTGTAGCAGCAAACTTGTGGTAAATATTCAGTAGATATattctggaagaaaaacaagaaaacttctTCCTGTTTATCTACAGTCACTCTTTATTCGccatgttcagcactttgtttcaaagCGCTTAATAAATAGTTATTTGGATGCAAAGGAGGACTGGTCATCAGTGATAAAACGTATGTAGTCAATGATATTAGATTCCTTTTAATCTACCGGCTATGAAATTAGAATCTAGCTCATGTTGGACTGAGTTTAACTGAACTGCAGCTGTTGGGGTATTTTTATGGGAAGGTGGAACTCCTCACATGTTGGACCCATCTTGTTTTCTCTGATTCCGTAACTTCAGTTTGGTCTTATTAAAGATTTTGGGGGTGACTTTGTCTCTGAATTGTCTTTGAGATATATCTCTGCTCTGAAGTTTGCAGCATGTTCCTTCATCTCTCAATGCAGAGTTTAGATTTTTAGCTCAGCCATTTAGTGCATATTACAGACTGTCCAAGCTCTTCACCTTCACTTTTTCAAGTTCTTCCTTTTGCGTCAACATCTCCTCATCTACTGGcataatagaaaattaaattgtGACATCTAAGGTCATATTGTCTGCATCTTGAAACACTTCCTGTTGTTCAAACTATCTAGCTTATTTGATATGGGAAGTCTGGTACTACCTGCTTCCAGAAGGACAAGCTGTTGGTCCAGAGTGGTTCAGCAAGGGTTCGGTTCAGGTTAAAATACTCAAATCGCCTGTATGTGATCTGTTGTATGTGGGCGTACTTGGAAGATTAGACTGCCATTGTTTGCAATGAGGTGGAAGAGAAATGCAAGACAAATCTCAGACAGGAGGGTGGGGATTGAGTCCCTTCTGTGGCATCCTATCTGACTCTGTGATGGGGGGGTGAAGGGGGTCTGCtaatttcagctttaaaacAGAATCAGTGTCATTTATCTTAAGAGTTCCAGCATTTCTCTGTTGTGACTCCCTCTGCTCTCCCATCTGCATCTACAGTGTGTAAAACTAAATGCAAACAGCAGGCAAACATGGTGGGTATAAAAATTTGCCTGCGTGTGGTCACAGGGGTAAACCACAGAAGCAACACGACTGACCGGCTGAAGCAGAGGGAAAACTGGCGCTGCAGGGTGATTTTGGGCACGGTTAGTCATCAGACGGGCTCATTTGCATCTGAATGGGAACAGAAGCAGAACTgttagaaacacacacacccacccatgATGGTTTTAATGTTAACCTTGCATTTAcatgagttttaattccccttcAATTCAGAATGACCTTCTAAACACCTCAttctgaattaaacttaaatctgaaGTAAGTGGCTGCttaattctgattttaaatccaaacCGAATAATTCCTCAGTCACATATTCgttcattcagctttaaatgAATTCTGGGCGTTCTGCGCATGCTCGTTCCTTTGTCCTGTTGCCATGACGGTACGGTACTCGACCTCGCTTCACCTCCccagctgaccaaagtgaagtagtatgctagtgtcgagctgctgcttcaaaactataaacaaaatcaaaccgaaaatgtttcttcttctgtggtcttCCATGCTGCAGATGAAacgaaaagaagcaggaactagagttttttttttttcccccagtagATGTAAATGCGTCACGTCCACCCCTGTCCGATCAGAACCCTTCCCAGCCCCCAGATCTATAGCAGAGTTGAATAGAGCGATTAaacgtgttttccatgtaaacccaCTGTGCAGTGTTTTACATGGAAAACGTGGTGGTTAGCAAGAACGTCTTGGTTCGAGCctcgaacagtggcctttctgtgtggagtttgcatgttctcagGAACATCTCGTTCATACCATAGCAGCCTGAGTGTCCGGAGGTTTGAAATTAACACCTCCTTTTGACTTGGATACCACTTCATCCAGCGTTACCATGACACGGTGAAACAGCCTATCAGGATGATTCTGTCTGACTGTGATTGGTTGGAATTGTGGCACATTTACAACACTGCGGCCAGTTTGACGGGACTGACCAGTCATACAGAAGAGAAAAGAGtgaataaaaggagaaaatggagcaaatagaaattaattttctttccacagaatttttttgtttgtttacattaaatTTTGCTTTATGCCGAATTATTTTCTTCTCAAATGTAGCTGAAAGTTTTGTTCTCAGTATCTCTGCTGCTCAGGAACGAGGCACAACGTTCTAGCACCATGCACAGCTGTGCTTATTAAAATTAGAAAAGTCTTAGTCTCTAATTGAGGCTTGTTTGTATGTTTCAGGTTGACAAAGTGACCGGACGCTTCAACGGTCAGTTCAAGACCTACGCCATCTGTGGCGCTATCCGCAGAATGGTAAGTTCAGAAATATGGCATCATATGAACACAGCCGTGAATAACTGGTTTGACTTAGAATGCACTGAATTTAAGTTTTTGGGAGAATATTTTTCAGTCAGTCATCATCAGCTGTTTGGAAAATGAGTTTTAACATTGCCTTTGACATTGTATGCGAGGGAAGTCCAGCGTCTGTCCTccagggctgctgtcctgcaggtttacaTGTATGCACGGATCTCCTCCACAACTTGTCCATCTCTGTCCGGATCTGTTAGTGACCCATCTATatgaaacaggaaacatctaaatcctgcaggacagcagccttgagggaccagagctggacatcGCTGGCATACAGTCCTGTTTCAGACACATAAAATACCAAAGTGGTAAATAATGTTAATGTAGTAAATGCCACAGCCGCCGCCTCACACAGGTTTTAAACGGTGTGTACACCACCTCATGGACGCTACTCGTCTCcataaattagttttattccTGCATGCATGACGTCTGCAGAGGAGTCTGACTGCAGCCGCATGCAGAAACTTGATTTGGAGCAGTTCTGTTTCCCTGCATTAACAAGAGGATTCCCcccaaaaagtaaataaaataaggtCAATGAACTTTG
This region of Melanotaenia boesemani isolate fMelBoe1 chromosome 13, fMelBoe1.pri, whole genome shotgun sequence genomic DNA includes:
- the rps21 gene encoding 40S ribosomal protein S21 is translated as MQNDAGEFVDLYVPRKCSASNRIIGAKDHASIQINIAEVDKVTGRFNGQFKTYAICGAIRRMGESDDSILRLAKNDSIVAKNF